One Phoenix dactylifera cultivar Barhee BC4 unplaced genomic scaffold, palm_55x_up_171113_PBpolish2nd_filt_p 000454F, whole genome shotgun sequence DNA window includes the following coding sequences:
- the LOC120106090 gene encoding uncharacterized protein LOC120106090: MLMRFKKGSKVEVLKKREVASGSWWCAEIISGNGHTYSVRYDRYLPDMDGAVEKVSRKVIRPCPPPVKAPRSWVAGDIVEVFDNNSWKLAEVSKVVARNFYFVRHLGSFREFRVYISDLRVRQSWQDNKWVVIQKDSGRCNDGLTNSQTKTVKFSPQLPQSCIELEKYRVDEQIHVKNNNGYAEPTSRSMKKRSLPVDTCTGTRRKMRAVQKEGRHQQIIARHSSQLLEKVDAVASPCNVLGEKYMHASLNHRIYEIGSDKQKRLANVGYHFIGSAGPNDAESVSSSVGSCSPNKSPYRSLHYPIASPPQGLDNHFDDADSSCALGRDCSLHAKKALEEEIHHLELHAYRSTMLALYASGPLSWEREALMTDLRLMLHISNDEHLLELRHLASTNTDIRHSSQNIILRSL, encoded by the exons ATGCTCATGAGGTTCAAGAAAGGGAGTAAGGTGGAGGTATTGAAAAAGAGGGAGGTGGCCTCAGGCTCCTGGTGGTGTGCCGAGATCATCTCGGGGAATGGGCATACCTACAGTGTCAGGTACGATCGATATTTGCCGGATATGGATGGGGCTGTCGAAAAAGTATCAAGAAAGGTTATCAGGCCATGTCCTCCTCCTGTTAAGGCGCCGAGGAGCTGGGTTGCTGGTGACATTGTTGAGGTATTTGACAATAACTCGTGGAAGCTTGCAGAAGTGTCAAAGGTTGTTGCTAGGAATTTCTATTTTGTCAGACACCTTGGATCCTTCAGGGAATTCAGAGTCTATATATCAGATCTCAGGGTACGACAATCTTGGCAAGACAACAAATGGGTTGTGATTCAGAAG GACTCTGGAAGATGTAATGATGGGCTTACAAACAGCCAGACAAAAACTGTAAAGTTCAGTCCCCAGTTACCCCAGTCATGCATAGAGTTGGAGAAATACAGGGTAGATGAGCAAATTCATGTCAAAAATAATAATGGATATGCAGAGCCTACTTCAAGAAGCATGAAGAAAAGATCACTCCCGGTTGATACATGCACTGGAACCCGCAGAAAGATGAGAGCAGTCCAGAAAGAAGGAAGGCATCagcaaattattgcaaggcatTCATCCCAATTACTAGAAAAGGTAGATGCTGTTGCTTCACCATGTAACGTGCTTGGTGAAAAATACATGCATGCTTCCTTAAACCACAGAATTTATGAAATAGGCTCGGACAAGCAAAAACGACTAGCCAATGTTGGCTATCATTTCATAGGAAGTGCAGGGCCTAATGATGCTGAGAGTGTTTCATCCTCTGTTGGTAGTTGTAGTCCTAACAAAAGTCCATATAGGTCTCTCCACTATCCTATTGCAAGCCCACCCCAAGGTCTGGATAATCATTTTGATGATGCTGATTCTTCTTGTGCATTAGGAAGAGATTGTTCTCTTCATGCAAAAAAGGCACTGGAGGAAGAAATTCATCATTTAGAGTTACATGCTTACCGTTCCACCATGTTGGCATTATATGCATCTGGGCCCTTAAGTTGGGAAAGGGAAGCATTGATGACTGACCTCCGCCTTATGCTCCACATATCAAATGACGAACATCTATTAGAGCTAAGGCATCTTGCATCTACCAACACAGATATTCGTCATAGTTCTCAGAACATTATTCTTAGATCATTGTAG
- the LOC103695478 gene encoding uncharacterized protein LOC103695478, with protein MNGLHAYPTKLNRTTIRESQVPRLHVLQSGPIRFLLFVVSLIQPASTWDRSLTESALLHPHYRNLRKSELKGCLLPNSRIHLLLCYLSFSLLLLLLLLLQEMHRSASASRTSEEYYMSMTTGGGGGGGGGGGGGGGGKGLSSSPGYRSSLDVDQLPTYDPLSDASKKAALRARFAENMVHLIPLVLIFCAMVLWFFSHPEIDMVNTDDSIVARIKNMTIDGYSSWNGSSMTIGLGDLDPIDGIGMEDSGRDTENKDNEE; from the exons ATGAACGGATTGCATGCATATCCAACCAAATTAAATCGGACAACAATAAGGGAATCTCAAGTTCCACGCCTTCATGTACTACAGTCTGGTCCGATCCGCTTTCTTCTCTTTGTCGTCTCCTTAATCCAACCCGCTTCCACATGGGATCGGAGTCTGACCGAGTCTGCTCTATTGCATCCGCATTACCGCAAcctccgcaaatctgaattaaaAGGCTGCCTCCTGCCAAATTCAAGAATACATCTTCTCCTTTGTTATCTTTCCTTCTCGctgctgttgttgttgctgctgctgctgcaagagaTGCACCGATCGGCGAGCGCATCAAGGACGTCAGAGGAGTACTATATGAGCATGACgacgggaggaggaggaggaggaggaggaggagggggagggggaggaggagggaagggacTGTCATCGTCTCCCGGCTACCGGTCGAGCCTGGACGTGGACCAACTTCCCACCTACGACCCCCTCTCCGACGCCTCCAAGAAGGCGGCGCTGCGTGCCCGCTTCGCCGAGAACATGGTCCATCTCATCCCCCTCGTCCTCATCTTCTGCGCCATGGTCCTCTGGTTCTTCTCGCACCCCG AGATCGATATGGTGAATACAGATGATTCTATTGTTGCTAGAATCAAGAACATGACCATCGATGGCTACAGCAGCTGGAATGGCTCATCGATGACGATAGGGTTGGGGGATTTGGATCCAATCGATGGGATCGGGATGGAAGACAGCGGCAGAGACACCGAGAACAAAGACAATGAGGAATGA
- the LOC103695471 gene encoding pentatricopeptide repeat-containing protein At3g54980, mitochondrial: MRALGSSSTLSPRLPRSIRRIPRSLYSASATLLPSIEEPTAAAEKPIPNNVVHAHSPPIRRLISAFDPERSMSTQERVVEFLLTYQRRPREALKYFNWVQNQGGPMGVEPLCILLHILVRSGWLSSARELLKRSILGDSSTRPSSIVDCLIETSKRCDFDPLSYCYLLSCYAHVHRVEEAVEAFSRMVESSIFPDVKARNDVLSAMLRSNSFSRAREFYREMRAKGMDFDCSTCDIMMHVCLKEGKPEDAELYFREMVDGGVEPDVQAYATVIQSACKKPDSKRACELFSEMKGFGLVPSEFIYTLLIGACAKQRNMGEAVRLKEEMVSSGLPLNLVAATSLMKGYCAQGDINTALDLLATVLEQGIVPNNVTYSVLIEGCYRYGNVEKAYELYCQMKQLGMLPSVFIVNSVIRCFLKNNQWKEAFDLFEEAVGSGVPNVFTYNILMHWLCHAGRLKEACNLYARMEDAGVKPNVVSCNNLLFGHCEQGDMDSAANLYSQMTERGIKPNVVTFATLMDGYVKKKDFDRVYDMLNIMRGLGIACNEYTFNTVINGFCKACRTSEANDMLPKFMEEGFVPNCMTYNSIISGFIREGAMSSAISTYQQMLKRGISPNVITYTNFIDGYCKSNCTDVALKLMNEVRRKGLQLDIAAYNAIIVGFCKDNNMADALKLFDELLEAGLKPNAAVFNSLISGYIDLSNMKAAFELHKKMLEEGIPCDTAIYTTLIDGSLKAGNVTIALELYSEMLAKGHFPDDVAFTALIHGLCENGHLEDAYKILHEMDRMDVRPNVLIYNTLINRYFREGNLQEAFRLHDEMLDRGLMPDDKTYDILVSQKFEGDDAIAGT; the protein is encoded by the coding sequence ATGAGGGCCTTAGGAAGCTCCTCCACCCTCTCTCCACGGCTTCCCCGCTCTATCCGTCGTATCCCCAGGTCCTTGTACTCCGCCTCGGCCACCCTCCTTCCTTCCATCGAGGAGCCAACAGCGGCCGCGGAGAAACCGATCCCAAATAACGTCGTCCATGCCCATTCTCCTCCGATTCGAAGACTTATCTCCGCATTCGACCCCGAAAGATCGATGTCGACGCAGGAGCGAGTCGTCGAGTTCCTCTTGACCTATCAGCGCAGACCCCGAGAAGCTTTGAAGTACTTCAATTGGGTTCAGAATCAGGGGGGTCCCATGGGCGTGGAGCCCCTCTGCATCTTGCTTCATATCCTCGTGCGGTCCGGATGGCTGTCGAGTGCTCGAGAGTTACTAAAAAGATCGATCTTGGGCGATTCCAGCACCCGCCCCAGCAGCATCGTCGACTGCCTGATTGAAACTTCAAAAAGGTGCGATTTTGATCCTCTCTCCTACTGTTACCTCTTGTCTTGCTATGCACATGTCCATCGAGTCGAAGAGGCGGTGGAAGCTTTCAGTCGGATGGTTGAAAGCAGCATCTTTCCTGACGTAAAAGCGAGAAATGATGTGCTGAGTGCTATGCTAAGGTCGAACTCTTTCTCAAGGGCTCGAGAATTTTACCGAGAGATGCGAGCTAAAGGAATGGACTTCGATTGCAGCACGTGTGATATTATGATGCATGTGTGTTTGAAAGAAGGGAAGCCTGAGGATGCCGAGTTGTACTTCAGGGAAATGGTTGATGGGGGCGTGGAGCCGGATGTGCAAGCTTATGCTACCGTGATTCAGTCGGCGTGCAAGAAACCTGATTCCAAGAGAGCTTGTGAATTGTTCAGCGAGATGAAAGGTTTTGGCTTGGTTCCTTCCGAGTTTATATATACTTTGTTGATTGGAGCTTGTGCAAAGCAGAGAAACATGGGCGAGGCTGTAAGGTTAAAAGAAGAGATGGTCAGTAGTGGGCTGCCGCTGAACTTGGTAGCTGCAACTAGTCTGATGAAAGGATACTGTGCTCAAGGAGATATTAACACTGCATTGGATTTACTCGCAACTGTTCTCGAGCAAGGAATAGTTCCAAACAATGTGACATACTCGGTTCTGATTGAAGGTTGCTATAGATATGGAAATGTGGAGAAAGCCTACGAGCTTTACTGTCAAATGAAACAGCTGGGGATGTTGCCGAGCGTCTTCATTGTTAATTCAGTGATACGGTGCTTCTTGAAGAATAATCAATGGAAAGAGGCATTTGACTTATTTGAAGAAGCAGTTGGCTCTGGTGTACCAAATGTTTTCACATATAACATTCTTATGCATTGGCTCTGTCATGCTGGTAGGCTGAAGGAAGCTTGCAATCTATATGCTAGAATGGAGGATGCAGGAGTGAAGCCTAATGTTGTATCATGCAACAACTTGTTATTTGGCCATTGTGAACAGGGGGATATGGATTCAGCAGCTAATCTGTATAGCCAAATGACTGAAAGGGGCATCAAACCCAATGTCGTCACCTTTGCCACTCTGATGGATGGGTATGTCAAGAAAAAGGACTTTGACCGGGTTTATGATATGCTCAATATAATGCGTGGCTTGGGCATTGCTTGTAATGAATATACATTCAACACTGTTATAAATGGCTTCTGCAAAGCCTGCCGTACATCTGAAGCGAATGACATGCTGCCCAAATTTATGGAGGAGGGTTTTGTTCCTAACTGTATGACCTATAACAGTATCATCAGCGGCTTCATAAGAGAGGGTGCAATGAGCTCCGCAATCTCAACTTATCAGCAAATGCTTAAAAGGGGCATCTCTCCTAATGTTATTACATATACCAATTTCATTGATGGCTATTGTAAAAGCAATTGTACTGATGTTGCTTTGAAGTTGATGAATGAGGTGAGAAGGAAGGGTCTCCAATTGGATATTGCCGCATATAATGCTATTATTGTTGGTTTTTGCAAGGACAATAATATGGCTGATGCACTTAAGCTTTTCGATGAGCTGCTTGAAGCTGGGTTAAAGCCAAATGCAGCTGTATTTAACAGCCTTATCTCTGGCTATATAGATTTGAGTAATATGAAAGCTGCTTTTGAGCTGCACAAGAAAatgctagaagaaggaataccTTGTGATACTGCTATTTACACAACCTTAATCGATGGATCACTAAAAGCTGGTAATGTGACAATTGCTTTAGAACTTTACTCTGAGATGTTAGCCAAGGGCCATTTTCCGGATGATGTTGCCTTCACTGCACTGATACATGGTCTTTGCGAGAATGGACACCTTGAAGATGCTTACAAGATTTTGCATGAAATGGATAGGATGGACGTACGTCCTAATGTTCTTATATACAACACACTGATCAACAGATACTTCAGGGAAGGCAATTTGCAAGAGGCCTTTCGATTGCATGATGAAATGCTTGACAGAGGCCTCATGCCTGATGATAAAACTTACGATATTCTCGTGAGTCAGAAGTTTGAAGGAGACGATGCTATTGCTGGAACTTAG